The proteins below are encoded in one region of Brassica napus cultivar Da-Ae chromosome A6, Da-Ae, whole genome shotgun sequence:
- the LOC106368824 gene encoding DEAD-box ATP-dependent RNA helicase 35: MELDDDYVEYVPVAKRRAMEEQKILQRKGGKVLEVEEEASEKEKLAESKPSLLVQATQLKRDVPEVSATEQIILQEKEMMEHLSDKKTLMSVRELAKGITYTEPLSTGWKPPLRIRKMSSKQMDLIRKQWHIIVSGEDIPPPIKSFEDMKFEKPILETLREKGIVQPTPIQVQGLPVILSGRDMIGIAFTGSGKTMVFVLPMIMIALQEEMMMPIGPGEGPIGLIVCPSRELARQTYEVVEQFVAPLVKAGFAPLRSLLCIGGVDMRSQLDVVKRGVHIVVATPGRLKDLLAKKKMNLDACRYLTLDEADRLVDLGFEDDIREVFDHFKSQRQTLLFSATMPTKIQIFARSALVKPVTVNVGRAGAANLDVIQEVEYVKQEAKIVYLLECLQKTSPPVLIFCENKADVDDIHEYLLLKGVEAVAIHGGKDQEDREYAISSFKAGKKDVLVATDVASKGLDFPDIQHVINYDMPAEIENYVHRIGRTGRCGKTGIATTFINKNQSETTLLDLKHLLQEAKQRIPPVLAELKDPMEEAENIANASGVKGCAYCGGLGHRIRDCPKLEQQKSVAISNSRKDYFGSGGYRGEI; the protein is encoded by the exons ATGGAATTAGACGATGATTACGTGGAGTATGTTCCAGTTGCGAAGCGTAGAGCCATGGAAGAGCAAAAGATTCTTCAACGGAAGGGGGGCAAAGTGTTGGAGGTGGAGGAAGAAGCTTCGGAGAAGGAGAAGCTCGCCGAATCCAAACCTAGCTTGCTCGTCCAAGCAACTCAGCTCAAGCGTGACGTACCCGAAGTCAGTGCCACCGAGCAAATCATCCTGCAAGAGAAGGAGATGATGGAGCACTTATCTGATAAGAAGACGCTCATGTCTGTTCGTGAGTTAGCCAAAGGTATCACTTACACAGAGCCTCTCTCAACAGGTTGGAAACCTCCTTTGCGTATTAGGAAGATGTCTAGCAAGCAGATGGATTTGATTAGGAAGCAATGGCATATCATTGTTAGCGGTGAAGACATTCCTCCTCCCATCAAGAGCTTCGAGGATATGAAGTTTGAGAAACCTATTTTGGAAACTCTCAGGGAGAAGGGGATTGTGCAGCCCACTCCTATTCAAGTTCAGGGTCTTCCTGTGATTTTGTCTGGGAGAGATATGATTGGGATTGCCTTCACTGGCTCTGGGAAGACTATGGTTTTCGTGCTTCCTATGATTATGATTGCTCTCCAGGAGGAGATGATGATGCCTATTGGTCCTGGAGAAGGCCCCATTGGCCTTATTGTTTGCCCTTCTAGAGAGCTTGCTAGGCAGACTTACGAAGTTGTTGAACAGTTTGTGGCTCCTTTGGTCAAGGCTGGCTTCGCGCCTTTGAGGTCTTTGCTATGCATTGGAGGTGTCGATATGAGGTCCCAGTTGGATGTTGTCAAGAGAGGTGTTCATATTGTTGTTGCTACCCCTGGGAGGTTGAAGGATTTGCTCGCCAAGAAAAAGATGAACTTAGATGCCTGCAG GTACCTGACGCTGGATGAGGCAGATAGGTTGGTTGATTTGGGTTTCGAAGATGACATTAGGGAAGTCTTTGACCATTTCAAGTCTCAGCGTCAAACACTTCTCTTCTCTGCCACAATGCCTaccaaaattcaaatatttgccAGAAGTGCTCTGGTGAAACCTGTGACAGTTAACGTAGGAAGAGCCGGAGCTGCGAATCTCGATGTCATCCAGGAGGTTGAATACGTCAAACAAGAAGCAAAGATTGTTTACCTCCTCGAGTGCCTGCAGAAGACCTCTCCGCCGGTTTTAATTTTCTGTGAGAACAAGGCTGATGTTGATGATATCCACGAGTACTTGTTACTGAAAGGAGTGGAAGCTGTTGCTATACACGGGGGAAAAGATCAGGAGGACAGAGAGTACGCCATCTCTTCGTTCAAAGCTGGGAAGAAAGACGTCTTGGTCGCGACTGACGTTGCTTCCAAAGGGTTAGACTTCCCTGATATTCAGCACGTCATAAACTACGACATGCCTGCGGAGATTGAGAACTATGTGCACAGGATAGGAAGAACAGGTCGGTGTGGGAAAACAGGGATAGCAACTACGTTTATAAACAAGAACCAAAGCGAGACCACGCTGCTTGATCTGAAACACTTGCTGCAAGAAGCTAAACAGAGGATTCCACCTGTCCTTGCTGAGCTGAAGGATCCGATGGAGGAAGCAGAGAATATTGCTAATGCAAGTGGTGTCAAGGGTTGTGCTTACTGTGGGGGTCTGGGACATCGTATTAGAGACTGTCCGAAACTGGAGCAGCAGAAGAGTGTGGCCATATCTAACTCTAGGAAAGACTACTTCGGCTCTGGTGGATACAGAGGAGAGATTTAA
- the LOC106368825 gene encoding uncharacterized protein LOC106368825: protein MSDHLSLCTDRLITAESLESEKESGESSRPQGKDVASSSSGDEGEDARKYYAVVAEEEPLLQAVECRICQEEDITNNLETPCSCNGSLKYAHRKCVQRWCNEKGDIICEICHQPYQSGYTAPPPPPPDETIIHIGDDWENGVHLDLSDPRILAMAAAERHFLEADYDEYSESNSSGAAFCRSAALILMALLLLRDALNLTTNPDDEDDPTAFFSLFLLRAAGFLLPCYIMAWAIGILQRRRQRQEAAALAAAEVAFMIHGGVPQRRGLHFAVAPEQPPPISNPPPV from the exons ATGTCGGATCATTTGAGTTTATGTACCGATCGTCTGATAACGGCTGAGAGCTTGGAGTCAGAAAAGGAATCTGGAGAAAGTTCGAGGCCTCAAGGCAAAGATGTGGCTTCTTCTTCGTCTGGGGATGAAGGTGAAGATGCTAGGAAGTACTATGCTGTTGTTGCAGAAGAGGAACCGCTTCTCCAAGCTGTTGAGTGCCGTATTTGCCAGGAGGAAGATATCACTAACAACTTGGAGACTCCTTGTTCTTGCAATGGCAGTTTGAAG TATGCCCACCGCAAGTGTGTTCAGCGTTGGTGTAATGAGAAAGGCGACATAATCTGCGAAATATGCCACCAG CCTTATCAATCTGGATATACAgcacctccacctcctcctcctgatGAAACTATAATTCACATTGG TGACGACTGGGAGAATGGAGTTCACTTGGACTTGAGCGACCCGCGCATTCTAGCAATGGCTGCAGCAGAGCGCCATTTCTTGGAAGCTGACTATGACGAGTACTCTGAATCTAACTCAAGCGGTGCTGCCTTCTGTCGCTCTGCTGCTCTCATC CTGATGGCACTTTTACTGTTACGTGATGCACTAAACCTCACAACTAACCCAGATGACGAGGACGACCCCACTGCCTTCTTCTCT CTTTTCCTTCTTCGTGCTGCTGGTTTTCTCCTCCCATGTTACATCATGGCATGGGCCATCGGTATTCTTCAGCGCCGGAGGCAAAGACAG GAAGCAGCGGCTCTAGCTGCTGCGGAAGTTGCCTTCATGATACACGGTGGTGTGCCTCAACGCAGGGGACTACACTTTGCTGTAGCACCAGAGCAGCCCCCGCCAATATCCAACCCACCACCAGTCTGA